CAGTTCAGCGTTCCGGCGGTTATGCGATCTTGCCCCCCTCGCCGGTCCGCTCCTTCGCATCCGCCGCGAGCGCCTGTCGAAGCCGGCGCCAGCTCTCCGCTAGCATCTCCGGTAACACACGCGTTTCTCCGACTACGGTCATGAAGTTCGTGTCGCCCACCCACCGCGGAACTGCATGGAGATGCAGGTGATCGGCGATTCCGGCCCCCGCCGCCGCGCCCATGTTCAGCCCCATGTTCAGCCCATCCGGCCCATACACGGCGCGCAGTGCCCGCTCGGCTCGCCTGGCTTCCACCATCAGCTCCAGCGCGTCCTGCTCCGGCACTTCGCTCAGGCTGGACTCATGCCTGTACGGAACCACCATCAGATGCCCGTTGTTGTAGGGGAAAGCGTTCAGCATCATGAAAACCAGTTCTCCGCGCTCCAGGATTCCGCTCGCCTTCTCCGCGTCATCTCGCGCCATCCCTTGTTCGATCGCATAATCTGTCGCGGCCAGCAGGTTACAAAAGACACACCCGTGATCTCCCGGCCACGCCGCCAGCGCCTCGGGCACACCGCGGCGCGCGCCCGCAGGCTTCTCTGTCACATAAGCGTAACGCCACGGCGTCCATAGCTGATCCATTGCCAGAGTATAGGTGGACGAGTAAGGAGACGCGGCCTATGTCAGATGTCTGACCGATCGCTTTCCTCAACATTCCCAAGCACAATCCACCGCTTCTTTCGTCTCACGATATTTGACCCGACGGGTTTGCGCTGCTACACTTGATATTGCGCCGCTGCGTGCGGGATCCAGTCGCAGACGGTCGTTTGATCACACTCCCGCCGAAATCCTCGAGCAGTGTCTTTCTCAGGCCGCAACGCCGGCGATGCCTCGTTGCCCCGCAAAAAGATGCAACTTGAAGCGGACCCGAGTCGTATCGAACGGTATTCCATCTACTGGATCCGGAGCAGTTTGAATGGCCGACCACGACCAGAATCCAGTCAAAACCGAGAGCACAGCCCTGAACACCACACTTGAACCCACCACGCCCGAAGAAGTGACGACCACCGAGACAACGCCGACCGAAGTCTCCAACACCCAGACCGTTGAGGACACATCTCAGGCGACAAACCATGCCGCCGAGGCAGTTTCGCCGCAGCCGCCTGCTGCCGCCCCAGTGCGCGACGAACCCGAGTACAGCGATGAAGACTTCGCCAAGGCACTCGAGAGCTTCGACCGCGAGCAGGCTGCAGAGAAGGACGCCGCCCAGTCCCTGACCGCCGAAGAGGCGATCGTGACCGGAACCGTCGTCAAGATCACCGACAAGCACGTTGTCGTTGACATCGGTCTGAAGTCCGAAGGTCTCATTCCTCTCGAGCAGGTCACCGACCACACCGGCGCGCCCAAGTTCAATGTGGGTGACACGGTCGAAGTCGTCGTTGAGCGTGAGGAGCAGGAAGGTGGCTACCTCGTCAGCTACGAGAAGGCGCTGCGCCACAAGGTGTGGGACAAGCTCGAAGAGGCGGCCAACACGAAGACTCCGGTGAAGGGCATGGTGGTCTCGCGCGTCAAGGGCGGCCTCACCGTCGACATCGGCATCAAGGCGTTCCTACCTGGCTCGCAGGTTGAGGTTCGCCCGGTTCGCAATCTCGACGGCTACATCGGCACCGAGATTGAAGTCCGTGTCATCAAGCTCAACAAAAAGCGCGGCAACGTTGTTGTCTCCCGCAAGGAGATCCTCGAGGAAGAGCAGAACGCCCGCAAGTCGGTCACGCTCGAGCATCTCGAAGAGGGCGCCGTCTTCACCGGCACCGTCAAGAACCTCACCGATTACGGTGCGTTCGTTGACATGGGCGGTCTCGACGGCCTGTTGCACATCACTGACATGAGCTGGGGACGCCTCACGCATCCGCGCGACCTCGTCAACGTTGGCGATGAGATTCAGGTCAAGGTCCTCAAGTTTGACAAAGAGAAGCAGCGCGTCTCACTCGGCTTCAAGCAGCTCACGCCTGATCCGTGGCTCGACGCCACCGAGCGTTACCCCATCGGTGCGCAGGTTCGCGGCCGCGTTCTCTCGGTCACCGACTACGGCGCGTTCGTCGAGCTCGAGCAGGGCATCGAGGGTCT
The genomic region above belongs to Acidobacteriaceae bacterium and contains:
- a CDS encoding HIT domain-containing protein; this encodes MDQLWTPWRYAYVTEKPAGARRGVPEALAAWPGDHGCVFCNLLAATDYAIEQGMARDDAEKASGILERGELVFMMLNAFPYNNGHLMVVPYRHESSLSEVPEQDALELMVEARRAERALRAVYGPDGLNMGLNMGAAAGAGIADHLHLHAVPRWVGDTNFMTVVGETRVLPEMLAESWRRLRQALAADAKERTGEGGKIA
- a CDS encoding 30S ribosomal protein S1; this encodes MADHDQNPVKTESTALNTTLEPTTPEEVTTTETTPTEVSNTQTVEDTSQATNHAAEAVSPQPPAAAPVRDEPEYSDEDFAKALESFDREQAAEKDAAQSLTAEEAIVTGTVVKITDKHVVVDIGLKSEGLIPLEQVTDHTGAPKFNVGDTVEVVVEREEQEGGYLVSYEKALRHKVWDKLEEAANTKTPVKGMVVSRVKGGLTVDIGIKAFLPGSQVEVRPVRNLDGYIGTEIEVRVIKLNKKRGNVVVSRKEILEEEQNARKSVTLEHLEEGAVFTGTVKNLTDYGAFVDMGGLDGLLHITDMSWGRLTHPRDLVNVGDEIQVKVLKFDKEKQRVSLGFKQLTPDPWLDATERYPIGAQVRGRVLSVTDYGAFVELEQGIEGLVHVSEMTWSKRMKHPSKMVHPGDEVDTIILSVNPNDRRISLGMKQLQENPWEHLEDKYPTGAVVEGRVRNLTDFGAFIEIEDGIDGLVHVSNLSWTKRIKHPSEVLKKGEKVKAVVLGVEPENRRLSLGVKQLQPDVWDTFFEQHRVGDIVHGKVLRTAQFGAFVEIAEGIEGLCHVSEAVDEHGHQATLNVGDEHDFKIVKMSHDEKKVGLSLKAIGEEASRAEVETYKETKSKNQSSSSSSSSTTLGDLINWKRENQ